From the genome of Bos javanicus breed banteng chromosome 23, ARS-OSU_banteng_1.0, whole genome shotgun sequence:
ATGATACAAAAACACGTATACTCAcgtagggtcgcaaacagttggacacaactgaaatgacttagcatgcacacacatggagaAACAAATCATTTGCAATGAGTAGAGGCAAATAAGTGAGCTTGGAATCAGACAAATATTACTTTGAATCACATATTTGCTATTCTTTGAGAAGTCTCAAGAAATTAATCTCCTCTAAATTTAGTGTCCTAATTGACAGAATGGGGCATAGGTAGAACAGTTGCttgataaaattaaaaggaaaatgtatGTAATATACCTGACATTTATTAGAGACTGAATAAATAGGTATGGGGAAAGCTATTATAATAcataaaaggaagggaaaattaATATGGGTACTTAATGCACAAAAGAAACCTGGAGGTCTGTTGGAAATCACATAATACACCATAGATACACTATCTCATGAACGCAATCAGCTTATTTGGCAGCAGTCTGGAATCTAtttgttaacaatgttgtgatagtttcaggtgaacaacgaagggactcagctatacacaTGTATCTCTAAAAGCCAGCTTTAAATTATGCTCACCAAGTCCCAAACGAattgccttttctcttttatttcagaaaaaatgcTGTAAGatgcctaaaaataaaaattgaacttGTGGAAAGAAGACCAATATCCCTAGAACCATAGCATCTTAAATTCTGAAGAATTATGTTTTGAGAAGACTATAAAGAACGGAAAAGTTAGAAGGGAGTTCTGGAAAGAAATCAGATTTATTCCTCCTACAGTCTGAAACATAGTAACAGTACCTTTTATTTGTATGGTACTTTAGAGtttaaaaatggcttttaaaTGCATCTTTCTCTGAGTGAATTCTTCTTTTGACAGTATCTTCCTCAGAGCCGCTTTCATGGCTTCATTCCGTAAACTATAGATAACTGGATTGAGCGTTGGAGGTATCACAGTATAGAAGATGGAGAACATGAGATCCATAGCTGACTGGGAATCAGAAGGAGGTCTTAGAAACTCAAAGCCTGCAGCTGAGAGGAAGAAGGTGACTACAAATAGGTGGGGTAGGCAGGTAGAGAAGACTTTGGTTCTTCCCTCAGCTGATGGAATTCTCAGCACTGCAGAGAAGATGCGAATGTAGGAAAGCACAATAGAGATCAAACAAATAAATGCTGTTGAGGTTGTGAATGCAGCCACTGCAATCTCATTAATTAATTCATAAGAACAGGCTAATTTCAGCATCTGAGGAACATCACAGAAGAATTGGTGAATGACTTTCTCCCCACAGAGCGGTATGGAGAAGTTAACAGCTGCGTGCATGAGCCCAGAGAGGCCCCCAGCAACCCACGCAGCTATCACTGCATGCCTACAGGCACAGGGGTCCATAATGGTCTCATATTGCAGTGGTTGACAGATGGCTACATACCGGTCATAAGACATCACTGTGAGGATGGCCACTTCTGACGAGGCCAGAGCTATGAAGAAGAAAACTTGaagaatgcactgatcaagggaaATGTAACCATTGTTCATAAGTGAATTTGCGATGGCCTGGGGGACTGTGACAGAGATGAAACACAGGTCCAGAAAAGAGAGGTGCTTCAAGAAGTAATACATGGGGGAATGGAGGCGATGGTCCAAGGTAGTTATGGTGATAATGAGGAGGTTGCCTGTCAAGGCCAGCAGGTATGTCATCAAAAACAGCAGTGCATGTAAAATCTGAAGCTTACGGTCAGCAGAAAACCCCACGAGGAGGAATCCACTCACTGAGGTCAGGTTGGCCATGTCACTCTGAAGATAGCAAGGATGACTCTGTTTAGGAAGCCAAAGAACAGCAGGAAAGAATGTATGATATTGATACAGTTATTAGTCAAGTAACTAAGTGTACTCAGCAAAGAGCTACTAAAATCAAGACAAATTTATCTTCATGGGAATGTGGTAATATTTAATTCAGAAAAATCTTTAGCCTTTTTTGCAAAAATTGAACTTCTAAATGTGATCAACAGCTTCACATAGGTTGAAAAAAGTTATGAGAACTTTCTGGAGAGATAATAAGCAGATAAGATGAATGTGCAGATGAAAGataaattttcctattttttgaaaCAGATAACAGTGACAGGGAGATGATTGGGAGAAGAAACGAGTTCTGATGGGAGAATCCCAGTCAGAGGTGTGCCAACCATAAAGTTAGATATGAGGATTTGGAACTCAGAAGACTATGGCAGTGCTTGAAACACCCCCAATTCAGTAAGAGTGCTCTTACAAGAATActtttgagttaaaaaaagaatggaaatgagGTCTGAGGATAGATTTTTAGATGCCATCAAATTTAAATAGATGTAGAGAAGAGGACTGagtcagactgagaaagaatATTTACAGAAGAACACCTGTAAGGAGTGACATCATAGAGCCAATGGAAgacagatgtttaaaaaaaaaaaatgtacagtgtgtgctaagttgcttcagttgtgtctgactctttgtgaccctgtggactgcagttcaccaggttcctctgtctaagggattctgcaggcaagcatactggagtgggttgccatgtccttctccaggggatcttcccaaaccagggatcaaacccgcatctcctgcacctcctgcattgcaggcagatttttttttttttaccactgagccaccagagaagcccccatgtACAGTAGATTCATTAATGtaagaaaggaaatttaaaataacaataaaagtaTTGAATTTACCATTGTGAGGGTCATTTGTGGATTTGCTAGAAGCATTTGGGAGGACTAATGGGTACAAAAGCATGAAAAACatggtttaaaaaacaaaggaaatgtgaAAGGAAATATAGAAATTTTGGAGCACAGCTATAAAATGTTTCACAAAATATAGAGAAGTTTCACTCACCAGAGCTGATCTTCGTCAGTAGGAACCAATCTCTTTTAATCCTAAAAGTGGACATCTTTATTCTAGAATTGAGCTGGCGGCTTGATCTTTGTAATTTTCATGTAGGGAAAGGACTGAGATGTTTTCATATAAGATTAAACAGTGAGCATAGACCCAGAGACATTTTAACTTCCCACTGAGCCCTTGATACCCATGAGCCTATGGACAGCCCATGAAATCAGTGCTGCCTTGGCACTAGGGAACAAACTTTTCAGTGTGGTTGATGTTTCAGGTAAACACTGTGAGTTCAAGCATGGGACTTCATGGACCTGTCCCTCAAGGATTGCTTCAGTGAAAAGTAGTTAATTATCATCTGGGTTGAACTTAATCTTAGATTCTGCTACAACATATACAGTTTATTTTCTACGGTATAAGTTCAGACTTAAGTTTCTCTAGTAAGAAAGATCAATTTTAACTTTATTGGTCACCCATGAAGTCACGCATGTTTGTATGGATctcatttaaaaagagaatgttTAGTAATTGTTACATAAATGCATACAAAATTACAGAATCAAAAGTAATTAGAGTTAAAAGACAACTTCTTTGTCATTGAGTCTAGGCT
Proteins encoded in this window:
- the LOC133235911 gene encoding olfactory receptor 14J1: MANLTSVSGFLLVGFSADRKLQILHALLFLMTYLLALTGNLLIITITTLDHRLHSPMYYFLKHLSFLDLCFISVTVPQAIANSLMNNGYISLDQCILQVFFFIALASSEVAILTVMSYDRYVAICQPLQYETIMDPCACRHAVIAAWVAGGLSGLMHAAVNFSIPLCGEKVIHQFFCDVPQMLKLACSYELINEIAVAAFTTSTAFICLISIVLSYIRIFSAVLRIPSAEGRTKVFSTCLPHLFVVTFFLSAAGFEFLRPPSDSQSAMDLMFSIFYTVIPPTLNPVIYSLRNEAMKAALRKILSKEEFTQRKMHLKAIFKL